In a genomic window of Urocitellus parryii isolate mUroPar1 chromosome 11, mUroPar1.hap1, whole genome shotgun sequence:
- the Extl2 gene encoding exostosin-like 2 gives MRCCHLCKLPGRVMGIRVLRFSLVIILVLLLVAGALTNLLPNVKEDKMLTLRREVKSQGKSTLDSFTVIMQTYNRTDLLLRLLNHYQAVPHLHKIIVVWNNVGEKGPDELWNSLGPHPVPVIFKLQTTNKMRNRLQAFPEVETNAVLMIDDDTLISAQDLVFAFSVWQQFPDQIVGFVPRKHVSTLSGIYSYGGFELQTPGFGNGDQYSMVLIGASFFNSKYLELFQRQPATVHALIDETQNCDDIAMNFIIAKHIGKTSGIFVKPVNMGNLEKETNGGYSGMWHRAEHFLQRSYCINKLVNIYDSMPLKYSNIMISQFGFPYANHKSKM, from the exons ATGAG GTGTTGCCATCTCTGCAAACTTCCTGGGAGAGTAATGGGGATTCGGGTGCTTCGTTTTTCTTTGGTGATCATCCTTGTGCTACTATTGGTAGCAGGGGCTTTAACCAATTTACTTCCCAATGTCAAAGAAGACAAGATGCTCACTTTGCGTAGGGAAGTAAAATCCCAGGGAAAGTCCACCCTGGATTCTTTCACTGTCATCATGCAGACGTACAATAGAACAGATCTCTTATTGAGACTTCTAAACCACTATCAGGCAGTGCCGCATCTGCACAAAATAATTGTGGTGTGGAACAATGTTGGGGAGAAGGGACCAGATGAGTTATGGAATTCTCTTGGACCTCACCCTGTTCCTGTGATCTTCAAACTACAAACcacaaacaaaatgagaaatcGACTCCAGGCCTTTCCTGAGGTCGAAACCAATG cgGTATTAATGATAGACGATGACACACTCATTAGTGCCCAGGACCTTGTTTTTGCTTTCTCAGTTTGGCAG CAATTCCCTGATCAAATTGTAGGATTTGTTCCTAGAAAGCATGTCTCTACTTTATCGGGTATCTATAGTTATGGAGGTTTTGAACTACAAACACCAGGGTTTGGAAATGGTGACCAGTACTCCATGGTGCTGATCGGAGCCTCATTCTTCAATAGCAAATATCTTGAACTCTTTCAGAGACAACCTGCAACTGTCCATGCTTTGATAGATGAAACTCAAAACTGTGATGATATTGCCATGAATTTTATCATTGCCAAGCACATTGGGAAGACTTCAGGGATATTTGTGAAACCTGTAAACATGGGCAATTTGGAAAAGGAAACCAATGGTGGCTATTCTGGAATGTGGCATCGAGCTGAACACTTTCTGCAGAGGTCTTATTGTATAAATAAGCTTGTTAATATCTATGATAGCATGCCCTTAAAATACTCCAACATTATGATTTCCCAGTTTGGTTTTCCATATGCCAACCataaaagtaaaatgtga